One stretch of Candidatus Bathyarchaeia archaeon DNA includes these proteins:
- a CDS encoding isoprenylcysteine carboxylmethyltransferase family protein codes for MFDLKKAFAAALLAVAVLVLYYFLSGKGFGLSSSNWVLVALNIGFFSLFFLFIPFKRKVKRRHASIYLAFIVGLYAEMYGVPLTMYFFTWAFGYNNVYTLEFLLSGVLGPELFYAVFTFFIFPATALVMVAGILLIVFGWRDIHRGKATNQLVSTGIYGRIRHPQYLGFLLLTLGMNLEWTTIFTFLLWPVLVVMYYRLAKEEDMDNQEQFGEEFQQYKNRVPGFLPRLTKPHFTLKQANPKRFPQT; via the coding sequence ATGTTTGACCTTAAAAAAGCGTTTGCCGCTGCTTTACTTGCAGTGGCAGTTTTGGTTTTGTATTATTTTCTCAGCGGCAAAGGGTTTGGGTTAAGCAGCAGCAACTGGGTGCTGGTCGCATTAAACATTGGCTTCTTCAGCCTATTCTTCCTGTTCATACCCTTCAAACGCAAAGTCAAACGCCGCCACGCCAGCATATACCTCGCCTTCATCGTAGGCTTATACGCCGAAATGTACGGCGTCCCCTTAACCATGTACTTCTTCACCTGGGCGTTTGGCTACAACAACGTCTACACCCTTGAATTCCTACTCTCCGGAGTTTTAGGACCTGAACTGTTCTACGCAGTCTTCACGTTCTTCATATTTCCCGCAACCGCCCTCGTAATGGTCGCTGGCATCTTGCTTATTGTGTTTGGCTGGAGAGACATCCACCGCGGCAAAGCAACCAACCAACTGGTTTCAACTGGCATCTATGGGCGAATTCGGCATCCCCAGTACTTGGGTTTTCTGCTCCTCACGCTGGGCATGAACCTGGAGTGGACCACCATATTCACGTTTCTGCTCTGGCCCGTACTGGTCGTCATGTACTATCGGCTGGCAAAAGAAGAAGACATGGACAATCAGGAGCAGTTCGGCGAAGAATTCCAACAATACAAAAACCGTGTCCCAGGCTTCCTGCCCCGGCTAACCAAACCCCACTTCACCTTGAAGCAGGCAAACCCCAAACGCTTCCCACAGACATAA
- a CDS encoding DUF1947 domain-containing protein, with the protein MPQKNRRYTLKTKESKQILTQASEKLKLNLDNLVGAKANVEIVEADFGDLLLIDGTPLLFRTAGLVFPTLMAEAIVTRLPKVVVDMGAVRFVCNGADIMAPGVVRYDGDFAAGDVVVVVDEKHGKPLALGESLYPSTEARGIKQGPVVKSRHCVSDKVWNFAKLSTE; encoded by the coding sequence ATGCCCCAAAAAAACCGACGATACACCCTCAAAACCAAAGAATCCAAACAAATCCTCACCCAAGCTTCCGAAAAACTCAAACTCAACCTTGACAACCTCGTAGGCGCAAAAGCCAATGTGGAAATTGTAGAAGCCGACTTTGGTGACCTGCTGCTTATCGACGGCACGCCTCTGCTTTTTAGGACCGCGGGACTGGTTTTTCCCACGTTAATGGCGGAGGCAATTGTGACGCGGCTGCCCAAAGTCGTGGTGGATATGGGGGCGGTCAGGTTTGTCTGCAACGGCGCCGACATCATGGCTCCAGGCGTGGTCCGCTACGACGGAGACTTCGCAGCTGGCGACGTGGTTGTGGTTGTGGATGAAAAACATGGCAAGCCGTTAGCTCTAGGTGAATCGCTATACCCTTCAACCGAAGCCCGCGGGATTAAGCAGGGACCTGTCGTTAAAAGCCGGCACTGTGTGAGCGATAAAGTTTGGAATTTCGCCAAGTTGTCGACTGAGTAA
- a CDS encoding ABC transporter permease subunit has protein sequence MRFAKAWIVASKDLSVFKKNKYITYSLVALPLLMGILIPGILIFSITAGASSINNPQMVQTAYMLIDMFTAYFVVIAAVLPTIIASYSFVGEKLEKSLEPLLATPTTDAELLFGKSLASFIPCIGATYIGTAIFVVIIDVWSSMTLGVWLLPNLYWAVVMGLMTPLACVLSVEANVIISSRVNDIRAAQQLGGLIILPLLMVMILATSIPSIPLVTLGLVVSGALAVADLALFYVAKATFRREEILTKWK, from the coding sequence GTGAGATTTGCAAAAGCGTGGATAGTTGCCTCAAAAGACCTATCGGTGTTTAAGAAAAACAAGTACATCACGTACTCGCTTGTTGCTTTACCCCTGCTTATGGGCATTTTGATTCCAGGCATCCTGATTTTCTCGATAACCGCCGGAGCCAGCAGCATAAACAACCCGCAAATGGTGCAAACCGCCTACATGCTCATTGACATGTTCACGGCGTACTTTGTGGTCATCGCCGCCGTGCTGCCCACCATCATTGCATCGTACAGTTTTGTAGGCGAAAAACTGGAAAAAAGCCTTGAGCCGCTTCTGGCAACGCCAACCACGGATGCGGAGTTGCTGTTTGGCAAAAGCCTCGCCTCCTTCATTCCCTGCATAGGCGCCACATACATAGGCACCGCCATCTTTGTGGTCATAATCGACGTATGGTCCTCGATGACGCTGGGTGTTTGGCTGTTGCCCAACCTCTACTGGGCAGTTGTCATGGGGTTAATGACGCCGCTTGCCTGCGTTTTAAGCGTTGAAGCTAACGTCATCATTTCCTCCCGCGTCAACGATATCCGCGCTGCTCAGCAACTGGGCGGCTTAATCATCTTGCCCCTGCTGATGGTGATGATACTTGCAACCTCCATCCCCTCCATCCCGCTGGTCACCTTAGGCTTGGTTGTTTCAGGCGCGCTTGCGGTGGCGGATTTGGCGTTGTTTTACGTGGCTAAAGCGACGTTTCGGCGGGAAGAAATCCTCACTAAATGGAAGTGA
- a CDS encoding ATP-binding cassette domain-containing protein, whose amino-acid sequence MIETENLTRKFGSLTAVDNLNLKVRDGEVFGFLGPNAAGKTTTVRMLCCLITPTSGKAHIGSYESGKESDCLAIRKMVGLLPENVGLYDNLSAYRNLDFYGKLYEVPPEKRSENIERLLRLLGIWERRDENVGNFSKGTKQKIAIARALIHEPKLLFLDEPTANLDPEASKTVRDFVLELKKEKNTIFLNTHNLDEAERLCDRIGILKTRLIAVGEPKELERSLYSRKTIVHLQMVTDEITRSVEKLNSVSNVRVVDNKLVLDMDHPEKDNPDLVRAIVAAGGDVQYVTELKSTLEDVYLKLIREAKA is encoded by the coding sequence ATGATTGAAACTGAAAATTTAACCCGCAAATTCGGCAGCCTGACTGCTGTGGATAACCTTAACCTCAAAGTTAGAGACGGCGAAGTTTTTGGGTTTCTTGGACCGAACGCCGCGGGGAAAACAACCACGGTGCGTATGCTTTGCTGCCTCATCACACCAACCAGTGGAAAAGCCCACATCGGCAGCTACGAGTCAGGCAAAGAATCCGACTGCCTTGCTATCCGCAAAATGGTGGGGCTACTGCCTGAAAACGTAGGCTTATATGATAACCTAAGCGCATACCGTAACTTGGATTTTTACGGCAAACTCTACGAGGTCCCCCCAGAGAAACGAAGCGAAAACATCGAGCGGCTGCTACGGCTGCTGGGCATCTGGGAGCGCCGCGACGAAAACGTAGGCAACTTCTCCAAAGGCACCAAACAAAAAATCGCCATCGCCCGCGCCCTCATCCATGAACCTAAGCTGCTTTTTTTGGATGAGCCCACCGCCAACCTCGACCCCGAAGCCTCCAAGACGGTGCGGGATTTTGTGTTGGAGCTCAAAAAAGAAAAAAACACCATCTTTCTCAACACGCACAATTTAGATGAGGCGGAACGGCTTTGTGACCGCATAGGCATCCTCAAAACCCGCCTTATTGCTGTCGGTGAACCCAAGGAGTTGGAGCGGAGCCTTTACAGTCGCAAGACTATCGTGCATCTGCAGATGGTAACCGACGAGATAACGAGGTCAGTTGAAAAGCTCAATTCGGTCAGTAATGTTCGGGTCGTCGATAACAAACTCGTATTGGATATGGATCACCCTGAGAAGGATAACCCAGACTTGGTGCGGGCGATTGTGGCTGCGGGTGGAGATGTACAGTACGTGACCGAGCTTAAGTCCACACTTGAAGATGTGTACTTAAAGTTGATTAGGGAGGCGAAGGCATAG
- the mfnA gene encoding tyrosine decarboxylase MfnA, which translates to MRAKGLTKKEVLAKLKQANQKDQKYRDGKILCSMCTTPHPAAKTAHKSFMEANLGDPALFPGSIQLEQEAVADLLALLHAPANGAGFIVSGGTEANLMALYAARNAANVDDPEVVVPESAHFSFIKICDLLKIKPKKAKLNTNFQVDLVSVKQQITDHTIAVVGNAGSAELGTVDPVEELSEIALNHGVPLHVDAAFGGLVLPFLKELGYTVPAFDFQLEGVRSVTVDPHKMGMSTIPAGGILFRDKDAVECIKTPTPYLTQDFQCTFVGTRPAASAAATWAVFASLGREGFKKTVAHCMKLTTYLYEGLEAAGFEVLLRPNMNIVAFRAANPRALTEKLRSQGWYVSHVPRLGCIRVVLMPHTKKQHIDDFLCCLKNLKT; encoded by the coding sequence ATGCGCGCCAAAGGCTTAACCAAAAAGGAAGTTTTGGCAAAACTCAAACAAGCAAACCAAAAAGACCAAAAATACCGCGACGGCAAAATCCTGTGCTCCATGTGCACCACCCCCCACCCCGCAGCCAAAACAGCCCACAAAAGCTTCATGGAAGCAAACCTTGGTGACCCCGCCCTTTTCCCTGGCAGCATACAACTGGAGCAGGAAGCGGTCGCCGACCTGCTGGCGCTTCTGCATGCACCCGCAAACGGCGCGGGGTTTATTGTTTCAGGAGGAACCGAAGCCAACCTTATGGCACTGTATGCAGCGCGGAACGCGGCAAACGTGGACGACCCTGAAGTGGTGGTGCCTGAATCGGCGCATTTCTCGTTTATCAAAATTTGTGACCTGCTCAAAATAAAGCCGAAAAAAGCGAAACTGAACACAAACTTCCAAGTGGACCTTGTTTCTGTGAAGCAGCAAATCACCGACCACACCATAGCCGTTGTGGGGAACGCGGGTTCGGCAGAGTTGGGCACAGTTGACCCCGTTGAGGAACTCTCCGAAATCGCCCTTAACCACGGCGTGCCGTTGCATGTTGACGCAGCATTTGGCGGGCTGGTGCTACCGTTCCTGAAAGAGCTGGGCTACACGGTTCCAGCATTTGACTTCCAGCTGGAGGGGGTTAGGTCAGTCACAGTTGACCCCCACAAGATGGGCATGTCCACAATCCCCGCAGGCGGCATCCTGTTTCGAGACAAAGACGCCGTGGAGTGCATCAAGACCCCGACGCCGTATTTGACACAGGATTTTCAGTGTACCTTTGTGGGCACGCGTCCTGCAGCTTCGGCAGCCGCAACTTGGGCAGTTTTCGCTTCTTTGGGACGCGAAGGCTTCAAGAAAACGGTGGCGCACTGCATGAAGCTGACCACTTATTTGTACGAGGGGCTCGAAGCGGCAGGTTTCGAAGTTTTACTTCGACCAAACATGAATATTGTTGCTTTCCGCGCCGCGAACCCAAGGGCACTCACGGAAAAACTGCGCAGTCAAGGCTGGTATGTCTCGCACGTACCACGGTTGGGCTGTATACGGGTGGTTTTGATGCCGCACACCAAAAAGCAACACATAGACGATTTTCTCTGCTGCCTTAAGAACCTAAAAACATAG
- a CDS encoding (5-formylfuran-3-yl)methyl phosphate synthase: MKLLVSPINPMEALEAVAGGADIIDVKNPKEGPLGASFPWVIKQIRTVTPANLEVSCTLGDLPNLPGSASLAALGAASTGVNYVKASLYHLKTPEDAVFLMQNVVHAVKDFDSNVKVVVAGYADAHRVNSVDPMAVPKIAHQAGCDLAMLDTAIKDGKTLLDFLNAKQLKAFVNEAHSYGLQAALAGSLKLENLPVLCGLDVDIIGLRGAACLNGDRVTGHITKEKVQIIVQVIKNALKPCHAAGI; this comes from the coding sequence CTGAAACTGCTCGTGAGCCCAATTAACCCTATGGAAGCTTTGGAAGCCGTCGCTGGCGGTGCAGATATAATTGACGTGAAAAACCCCAAAGAAGGACCCCTAGGCGCCAGTTTCCCGTGGGTCATCAAACAAATCCGAACGGTGACTCCCGCTAACCTTGAGGTCAGCTGCACACTTGGCGACCTACCCAACCTGCCGGGGAGCGCGTCGCTGGCGGCTTTGGGTGCAGCCTCAACAGGCGTCAACTACGTCAAAGCTAGCCTCTACCACCTCAAAACCCCAGAAGACGCCGTGTTCTTGATGCAGAATGTGGTCCACGCCGTTAAAGATTTTGACTCTAACGTGAAGGTGGTGGTTGCAGGCTACGCCGACGCCCACCGAGTAAACTCCGTTGACCCCATGGCAGTCCCCAAAATCGCTCATCAGGCAGGATGCGACTTAGCCATGCTGGACACCGCCATTAAAGACGGCAAAACCCTGCTGGACTTCCTCAACGCCAAACAACTGAAGGCGTTTGTCAATGAAGCGCACAGCTACGGCTTACAAGCCGCCTTGGCAGGCTCCTTGAAGCTGGAGAATCTGCCCGTGCTCTGCGGATTAGACGTAGACATCATTGGACTGCGAGGCGCAGCATGCTTAAACGGAGACAGAGTTACAGGGCACATAACCAAAGAAAAAGTCCAAATCATCGTCCAAGTCATCAAAAACGCGTTGAAGCCTTGCCACGCCGCAGGCATCTGA
- a CDS encoding HisA/HisF-related TIM barrel protein, which translates to MKIIPVIDILNGVAVHAVRGQRSQYQPLKSVLCTSAEPLVVASAFKECGFFDLYVADLDAILGRGENFSVLRQIAQQTGLKLMVDAGVSDLEGARRVLGCGVAKVIVGTETLPCLSFLKDAVECLGAEKVVVSLDLNAGNVLGKSEALRSLGALELAGQVQAAGVLELIALDLARVGSGEGTDIPLLDALLGGLNLRVLVGGGMRGINDLVLLKDRGVYGALVATALHSGKISIDALQHSGFLET; encoded by the coding sequence TTGAAAATTATCCCTGTAATAGACATCTTAAACGGCGTAGCGGTGCATGCGGTAAGGGGGCAGCGGAGCCAGTATCAGCCCCTGAAAAGCGTCCTTTGCACTTCTGCGGAGCCGCTTGTCGTCGCTTCGGCATTCAAGGAATGCGGCTTTTTCGACTTGTACGTTGCCGATTTAGACGCCATTTTGGGCAGGGGCGAAAACTTCTCGGTTTTAAGGCAGATAGCCCAGCAGACGGGGTTGAAGTTGATGGTTGACGCAGGCGTCTCCGACCTTGAGGGAGCGCGACGGGTTTTGGGTTGCGGGGTGGCGAAGGTGATTGTGGGAACCGAAACCCTGCCCTGCCTAAGCTTCCTCAAAGACGCCGTCGAGTGTCTTGGGGCAGAGAAGGTTGTGGTTAGCCTTGACCTAAACGCGGGAAACGTGCTGGGCAAATCTGAGGCTTTGCGGTCTTTGGGTGCGTTGGAGCTTGCGGGGCAAGTGCAGGCGGCGGGGGTTTTGGAGTTGATTGCGCTGGATTTGGCGCGGGTCGGCAGCGGCGAAGGCACCGATATCCCGCTGTTGGACGCCTTGTTAGGCGGGTTGAATCTCCGGGTGCTTGTCGGCGGAGGCATGCGGGGCATCAACGATTTAGTCCTCCTAAAAGACAGGGGCGTTTACGGGGCGCTTGTGGCAACTGCCCTGCACTCGGGCAAGATTTCCATCGATGCCTTGCAGCATTCAGGTTTTCTTGAAACATAA
- a CDS encoding DUF72 domain-containing protein, protein MDAFVGTSGWYYKWNQTRRLDWYAAKSGLNAVELNASFYRYPPAKTVEKWATKGKNLRWSIKVNRLFTHTYKFNEAAISRWQNFQQLFAPLESVTDFFLFQLPPKTTPHSASIIERFIQKTGIEGKIALEARNQQWFTPEWTSWARDVGVVWVSVDAPDLPREVVNLEGRVYLRMHGRTAWYIHRYTDKELKEVAAKIAKANPTGAYVFFNNDTAMLENAREMLRKLQVTKKPSRQDDAEKEMTSTTS, encoded by the coding sequence ATGGATGCTTTTGTAGGCACTTCTGGCTGGTACTACAAATGGAACCAGACGCGTAGGCTAGACTGGTACGCTGCCAAATCAGGATTAAACGCCGTAGAATTAAACGCAAGCTTCTACAGGTACCCACCCGCAAAAACCGTTGAGAAATGGGCAACCAAAGGCAAAAACCTGCGGTGGTCAATTAAAGTCAACCGCCTCTTCACCCACACCTACAAGTTCAACGAGGCAGCCATAAGCCGATGGCAAAACTTCCAACAACTCTTTGCCCCCCTTGAGTCTGTGACGGATTTTTTCTTGTTTCAGCTTCCACCCAAAACCACACCGCATTCCGCGTCAATCATTGAAAGGTTTATTCAAAAAACAGGCATTGAGGGGAAAATTGCGCTTGAGGCGAGAAACCAGCAGTGGTTCACGCCCGAGTGGACCAGCTGGGCAAGGGATGTGGGGGTTGTTTGGGTGAGTGTGGATGCGCCCGACTTGCCTAGGGAAGTCGTTAACCTTGAAGGCAGGGTTTATCTGCGGATGCATGGTCGAACCGCATGGTATATTCACCGCTACACGGACAAAGAGCTCAAAGAGGTCGCAGCTAAAATCGCTAAGGCAAACCCGACAGGGGCATATGTTTTCTTTAACAATGACACTGCGATGCTGGAAAACGCCCGGGAAATGCTTAGAAAGCTACAAGTAACCAAAAAACCCAGCCGCCAAGATGATGCCGAAAAAGAAATGACAAGCACAACCTCGTGA
- a CDS encoding GIY-YIG nuclease family protein, giving the protein MTTTPNNSDDTSMPYFVYILLCQDGTFYTGYTKNVQERANLHANGRGAKYTKSHPPKQVSYVETFSSRSEAMRREKAIKKLNHQQKQALIDSQSNPKNSP; this is encoded by the coding sequence TTGACTACTACACCAAATAACTCTGATGATACCTCGATGCCCTACTTCGTTTACATACTTCTTTGTCAAGACGGAACCTTCTACACTGGCTATACCAAAAACGTGCAGGAACGCGCCAACCTGCATGCAAACGGACGCGGCGCCAAATACACCAAATCACATCCGCCAAAGCAGGTTTCCTATGTGGAAACGTTTTCTTCCCGTTCAGAAGCTATGCGCCGCGAGAAGGCAATTAAGAAGCTAAACCACCAACAAAAACAAGCCCTCATTGACTCACAAAGCAACCCAAAAAACTCTCCCTAA
- a CDS encoding haloacid dehalogenase-like hydrolase, translated as MTITEGREPKLAVFDVEGVLIPRNRLFFDVARSLGFAHLFRVLLMGFLYEIGALPLKQALTRIFWTIRGTKLEVFYQTIDNLPLMPNSKEVFDTLRAEGCKTALISSGIPTFLVDRLAKQVGADYAIGVEVSIEGDFFTGEVWGDVTESNGKFLVLKELLEEGNLTPSDCVVVADDRNNSSIFLKDALKIGYNSDFIIKTKADAIVTGRLSKILPIIHGVQKTKSFPSSKDLLRESIHASGIFMPIFAIYLGVPLVALFISLVIVFYTVSELSRVKGMNVPFFSTVTRHAASQSELCEFTTAPLYFAFGILLTLLLFPAPASYAAIAIFTFGDSTASLIGGTLSKKPMPFNRSKTLEGSLGGFFFAFLGALMFVSPWIALVGAAIGMTIEFLPLPINDNLLIPICTALALMFII; from the coding sequence TTGACGATTACCGAGGGGAGGGAACCAAAGCTTGCTGTTTTTGACGTGGAAGGCGTCCTGATACCTAGAAACCGGTTGTTCTTTGACGTAGCACGAAGTTTAGGTTTTGCACATTTGTTTCGGGTGCTGCTCATGGGTTTCTTGTACGAAATCGGAGCTTTGCCTCTTAAGCAGGCGTTGACGCGGATTTTTTGGACTATACGAGGCACTAAACTTGAAGTGTTTTATCAAACCATTGATAATCTGCCGCTTATGCCCAACAGCAAAGAAGTCTTTGACACCTTAAGGGCTGAAGGCTGTAAAACAGCGCTGATCAGTTCGGGCATTCCGACGTTTCTGGTTGATCGATTAGCAAAACAAGTTGGTGCCGACTACGCGATAGGCGTGGAGGTTAGCATTGAAGGCGATTTCTTCACGGGGGAGGTTTGGGGCGACGTAACTGAATCAAACGGCAAATTTTTGGTTCTAAAGGAACTTTTAGAAGAAGGAAACCTGACTCCCAGCGATTGTGTTGTAGTGGCTGATGACCGCAACAACTCTAGTATCTTTCTCAAAGACGCTTTAAAAATCGGCTACAACTCCGACTTTATCATAAAAACAAAAGCAGACGCCATTGTAACCGGCAGGCTTTCCAAAATTTTACCCATCATTCACGGCGTCCAAAAAACCAAAAGTTTTCCCTCATCCAAAGACCTACTCCGCGAATCCATTCACGCCTCAGGCATCTTCATGCCCATTTTTGCAATTTACTTAGGTGTACCGCTTGTAGCGCTTTTCATAAGTTTGGTGATTGTTTTTTACACGGTTTCTGAGTTATCAAGGGTGAAAGGAATGAACGTGCCTTTCTTCTCAACAGTAACCCGGCATGCGGCGTCCCAATCAGAACTCTGCGAATTTACGACAGCCCCGTTGTACTTTGCGTTTGGAATTCTGCTCACGCTCTTACTTTTCCCAGCTCCAGCAAGCTATGCCGCCATTGCCATCTTCACCTTTGGTGACAGCACCGCATCCCTCATCGGAGGCACACTGTCCAAAAAGCCGATGCCGTTTAACCGGTCAAAAACGCTGGAAGGCTCCTTAGGCGGGTTCTTCTTCGCGTTTTTGGGGGCTTTAATGTTTGTTTCGCCTTGGATTGCCTTAGTTGGCGCCGCGATAGGGATGACTATTGAGTTTTTGCCACTGCCCATAAATGACAATTTACTTATCCCAATCTGCACCGCATTAGCGTTAATGTTCATCATTTAA